The following proteins come from a genomic window of Pangasianodon hypophthalmus isolate fPanHyp1 chromosome 24, fPanHyp1.pri, whole genome shotgun sequence:
- the LOC113537162 gene encoding arrestin domain-containing protein 3, whose product MSTVKQLSLTYDAVNNSNTFTNGDVINGRVVFEVTKEVTITSLYIKCKGEAKVSWSERRNDKSYSYSASERYFKLKQYFIQDPSKKGKEDPGVILTSGEIYSNVVKPGRHVYPFSFQLPHGNFPASFVGCHGSVKYILEVTLDRSWKMDRTDKKEIIFVPRLSGVHLMNPQSGSTDKKMKLFTSGNASVKATIDKMGYMKGEIIKVSTDVDNSSSRDLKLKYCLEQCQSFFAQGHSKYSSCTIFKIVGDSIPSGSKQRVSTDLTLPPNLELSITNCRIMKVEYMFKVYLDVPYASDPEIVFPVIILPAGQIFAPGQNQPSFQPYGNPGGPGWNQPPPQPAFGSGPPGTFGPAPGVYPGPFPSPMCPNPDALPPSYASLYPNPNSTAPGFNPPPSAPLFNPQDAPMGYPNPPVPPQHPVPSAPQFCPGSVAPGYVPEGAPTGYWPNPPTQPEPYPTKSPEKHE is encoded by the exons ATGTCAACGGTCAAACAGCTCTCTTTGACTTACGACGCTGTTAATAACAGTAACACATTCACAAATGGCGATGTTATTAATGGGCGAGTCGTTTTCGAAGTGACTAAAGAAGTTACGATTACAAGCCTTTATATAAAGTGTAAAGGTGAAGCAAAAGTGAGCTGGAGCGAGCGGCGCAATGATaagagttacagttacagtgcttCCGAGAGATACTTTAAACTCAAACAATACTTCATTCAGGACCCCTCAAAGAAAG gaAAAGAAGATCCTGGGGTTATATTAACAAGTGGAGAGATCT ACAGCAATGTAGTTAAGCCCGGAAGACATGTTTATCCATTTAGCTTTCAGCTGCCCCATGG AAATTTTCCAGCATCTTTTGTCGGATGTCATGGCTCAGTGAAGTACATTCTTGAAGTCACACTGGACCGTTCATGGAAAATGGACCGCAcagataaaaaagaaatcatctTTGTGCCAAGGCTTAGTGGTGTTCATTTAATG AACCCACAGAGTGGATCTACTGACAAAAAGATGAAACTTTTCACCTCTGGAAACGCCTCAGTGAAAGCAACAATTGACAAAATGGGTTATATGAAAG GTGAAATCATCAAGGTTTCCACTGATGTGGATAACTCTTCGTCCCGTGATCTCAAGCTGAAGTACTGTCTCGAGCAATGCCAGTCTTTCTTTGCACAGGGTCACTCCAAGTATTCGTCCTGTACTATTTTCAAAATTGTTGGAGATTCTATCCCATCTGGATCAAAGCAAAGAGTCAGCACAGACCTGACGCTTCCACCAAACCTGGAATTGAGTATTACAAACTGTAGAATAATGAAAGTGGAGTACATGTTTAAG gtcTATTTGGATGTGCCCTATGCGAGTGACCCAGAGATCGTATTCCCTGTGATCATTCTCCCTGCAGGCCAGATTTTTGCTCCAGGGCAAAACCAACCAAGTTTTCAGCCGTATGGGAACCCAGGTGGACCAGGATGGAACCAACCTCCACCTCAGCCTGCATTTGGGTCCGGTCCCCCAGGTACCTTTGGACCAGCTCCAGGTGTTTACCCTGGTCCGTTCCCTTCACCTATGTGTCCAAATCCAGATGCTCTTCCTCCTTCCTATGCATCCCTCTATCCAAATCCAAACTCAACAGCCCCAGGATTCAATCCACCTCCATCAGCTCCACTCTTTAATCCTCAGGACGCTCCTATGGGTTATCCAAATCCACCTGTCCCTCCGCAACATCCAGTACCGAGTGCCCCACAGTTCTGTCCAGGGTCTGTTGCCCCGGGCTATGTTCCAGAAGGAGCCCCCACAGGATACTGGCCAAATCCACCCACACAACCAGAACCTTATCCAACTAAATCCCCTGAGAAACATGAATAA
- the LOC113537201 gene encoding arrestin domain-containing protein 3 encodes MSGSIRTFSINYDPVNDSNTFTSGDTLQGRVVLEVSKEVKIDKLYLKCKGDANVHWTESNSGDNSDDSYSAHERYFKFKQIFIWDKSKMGQNDATLVTNGETYKNLVTPGYHTFPFSFQLPHGNTPSSFKGSHGSITYVLQAKLSRSWKLPQNVMKEFTFVSNVHGNGAHLLRPLSGSVDKKMKLFTSGSVSVRASTDKEGYMQGERIKVETYIENSSSRALKLKFKLEQKQTFFAQSRKNYATKVIFKAVEDPIPSRAKKTFTSRLKIPSNLDPTITDCNIIKVEYTLKVYVDVPYARDPEIIFPVVIIPAGQYCIPQQNQVDSQVSQNTREPIWMGSTFQPALVPFPHVPAATAFAPAPNLYPSVYTQPANPVEPPPSYTDIFPNSDPSASGFNPSLSPFHHPPYTTMDSSPAAHQHRPEWPSTSGYWQSPANPEFYPTK; translated from the exons ATGTCTGGAAGTATCAGAACCTTCTCCATAAACTATGACCCGGTTAACGACAGCAACACGTTCACCAGCGGCGACACTCTGCAGGGGAGAGTTGTTCTGGAAGTCAGCAAAGAGGTGAAGATTGATAAACTCTATTTAAAGTGTAAAGGAGACGCCAATGTCCACTGGACTGAGTCGAACAGCGGCGATAACTCAGACGACTCCTACAGCGCTCATGAGAGATACttcaaattcaaacaaatcTTCATTTGGGACAAATCCAAGATGG GACAAAATGATGCCACGCTTGTGACAAATGGGGAGACAT ACAAGAATTTGGTTACGCCAGGATACCATACCTTTCCGTTTTCATTTCAGCTTCCTCATGG GAACACACCATCATCTTTTAAAGGATCCCACGGATCAATTACATATGTTCTTCAGGCCAAACTGAGTAGATCATGGAAGCTCCCTCAAAATGTAATGAAGGAATTCACCTTTGTGTCAAACGTTCATGGAAACGGTGCTCATTTACTG AGACCACTTTCGGGGTCCGTAGACAAAAAGATGAAACTTTTCACCTCTGGAAGTGTCTCAGTCAGAGCATCTACTGACAAAGAGGGCTACATGCAAG gtgaGAGAATCAAGGTTGAAACCTATATTGAAAACTCTTCATCTCGTGCTCTCAAGCTCAAATTTAAACTTGAACAAAAACAGACGTTCTTCGCCCAATCTCGAAAGAACTATGCAACAAAAGTAATTTTCAAAGCTGTGGAAGATCCCATTCCATCCAGAGccaaaaaaacattcaccaGTAGGCTGAAAATCCCTTCTAACTTGGACCCAACCATCACAGACTGCAATATTATTAAAGTGGAGTACACTCTCAAG gTGTACGTGGATGTTCCCTACGCTAGAGATCCAGAGATTATATTTCCAGTGGTCATTATCCCAGCAGGCCAGTACTGCATTCCACAGCAAAACCAAGTAGATTCCCAAGTCAGTCAGAACACACGTGAACCAATATGGATGGGTTCTACATTCCAACCTGCACTTGTTCCCTTCCCCCATGTTCCTGCTGCTACTGCTTTTGCACCAGCTCCAAATCTATACCCAAGTGTATACACTCAGCCAGCCAATCCAGTAGAACCACCACCTTCCTATACCGACATATTTCCAAACTCAGATCCATCAGCATCAGGATTCAACCCATCTTTATCACCCTTTCATCATCCACCATATACTACTATGGATTCTTCACCTGCTGCTCATCAACATAGACCAGAGTGGCCAAGCACCTCAGGATACTGGCAAAGTCCAGCAAATCCAGAGTTTTATCCTACTAAATAG
- the arrdc3a gene encoding arrestin domain-containing protein 3a: MVLGKVKSFVVSYDCHNDSNVPVFSSGDCVSGRVLIEVTGEIRVKSLKIHAKGFAKVRWTESRNAGSNTAYTQNYTEEVEYLNHKDILIGHGRDDDNSEEGLTTIHSGRHEYAFSFELPQTPLATSFEGKHGSVRYWVKAELHRPWLLPMKTKKEFTVFEHIDINTPLLLSPQAGTKDKTLCCWFCTSGPISLSAKIERKGYTPGESIQIFAEIENCSSRMVVPKAAIYQTQTFYAKGKMKEIKQLVANIRGESLSSGKTETWNGKLLKIPPVSPSILDCSIIRVEYSLMVYVDIPGAMNLSLNLPLVIGTIPLHPFGSRTSSVSSQCSMTMNWLGMSLPERPEAPPAYAEVVTEEQRQSCLEVSSGREDFDGPLFAYIQEFRFQPPPPYSEIDPNPDQTRQPEEQRPDTCPSR, encoded by the exons ATGGTGCTAGGAAAAGTGAAGAGCTTCGTTGTAAGCTATGACTGTCACAATGACAGCAATGTCCCCGTTTTCTCCAGCGGGGACTGTGTCTCAGGAAGAGTCCTCATCGAAGTGACCGGAGAAATCCGCGTCAAGTCGCTGAAAATCCACGCTAAAGGGTTCGCCAAAGTGCGCTGGACTGAGTCGCGAAATGCTGGATCCAACACTGCCTACACTCAGAATTACACAGAGGAAGTGGAGTATCTAAATCACAAAGACATCCTTATCGGCCATGGAAGAG ATGATGACAACTCTGAGGAAGGTCTCACCACAATTCATTCAGGAAGACACGAGTATGCATTTAGCTTTGAGCTTCCACAAAC TCCTTTGGCTACCTCTTTCGAAGGGAAGCACGGCAGCGTGCGCTACTGGGTGAAAGCAGAGCTGCACAGACCATGGCTTCTGCCCATGAAGACCAAGAAAGAGTTCACCGTTTTCGAACACATTGACATAAACACTCCCCTCCTGCTG TCTCCACAGGCAGGCACGAAAGACAAGACACTATGCTGCTGGTTCTGCACCTCAGGTCCAATCTCCCTAAGTGCCAAAATTGAAAGGAAGGGTTACACCCCAG GAGAATCGATTCAGATCTTCGCAGAGATTGAGAACTGCTCCTCACGCATGGTCGTGCCAAAGGCTGCCATCTACCAAACTCAGACCTTCTATGCCAAAGGGAAGATGAAGGAGATCAAGCAGCTGGTGGCTAACATCCGTGGGGAGTCGCTGTCTTCTGGCAAGACAGAAACATGGAACGGGAAGTTGCTGAAGATCCCTCCCGTGTCACCGTCCATCCTGGACTGCAGCATCATCCGAGTGGAGTACTCACTCATG GTCTATGTGGACATTCCAGGAGCTATGAACTTGTCCCTTAACCTGCCTCTCGTGATCGGCACTATCCCCCTGCACCCGTTTGGCAGCCGCACATCCTCTGTCAGCAGCCAGTGTAGCATGACCATGAACTGGCTAGGCATGAGTCTTCCAGAGAGACCTGAAG CTCCCCCAGCGTATGCAGAGGTGGTCACAGAGGAACAGAGGCAAAGCTGCCTGGAGGTGTCCTCGGGCCGTGAAGACTTCGATGGCCCACTGTTTGCCTACATCCAAGAGTTCCGCTTCCAGCCTCCTCCTCCATATTCTGAG ATTGATCCAAATCCAGATCAAACCAGACAGCCAGAGGAGCAGAGGCCCGACACATGTCCATCACGCTGA